A genome region from Lutra lutra chromosome 11, mLutLut1.2, whole genome shotgun sequence includes the following:
- the LOC125080864 gene encoding ATP synthase F(0) complex subunit C2, mitochondrial-like, with amino-acid sequence MYAHAKFVSTPFLVRSTSQLLSRSLSAVVLKLPETLTDEAPYKGLSILAAPRPLTSLIPSRSFQTGTISRDINTAAKFIEAGAAMVGVAGSGAGIGTVFGSLIIGYARNPSLKQRLFSYAILGFALLEAMGLFRLMVAFLILFAM; translated from the coding sequence ATGTACGCCCATGCAAAGTTCGTCTCCACCCCGTTCTTGGTCAGGAGCACCTCTCAGCTGCTGAGCCGATCACTGTCTGCAGTGGTGCTAAAACTACCCGAGACACTGACAGATGAGGCACCTTATAAGGGCCTCAGCATCTTGGCAGCCCCACGTCCCCTGACCTCACTTATTCCTAGCCGCAGCTTCCAAACCGGCACCATTTCAAGGGACATCAATACAGCAGCCAAGTTCATTGAGGCTGGGGCTGCCATGGTAGGGgtggctggctctggggctggaatTGGGACTGTGTTTGGGAGCCTCATCATTGGTTATGCCAGGAATCCCTCTCTGAAACAACGGCTCTTCTCCTATGCCATTCTGGGCTTTGCCCTCTTGGAGGCTATGGGGCTCTTTCGCCTGATGGTGGCCTTTCTCATCCTCTTCGCCATGTGA